CCGGCCCGAGTGGGCCGGTTCTCATTTTCAATGAGCGATACGACCGAACTGCCCAAGGCCTATGATCCGAAGGAGGTCGAGGCTCGTTGGTACGCCTGTTGGATGGAGCGGAACTACTTCCGCGCCGACCCGGCCTCCGACAAGCCCGCCTTCAGCATCGTGCTCCCGCCGCCCAACGTGACGGGCAGCCTCCACCTGGGCCACGCGCTCACCGCCACCATCCAGGACATCCTCATCCGGTGGAAGCGCATGAGCGGCTTCAACACCCTCTGGGTGCCGGGCACGGACCACGCCGGCATCGCCACGCAGATGGTGGTGGAGCGCGAGCTCAAGGAGAAGGAGAAGAAGTCCCGCCACGACCTGGGCCGCGAGAAGTTCCTCGAGCGCGTCTGGGAGTGGAAGAACAAGTATGGCAACCGCATCCGCGAGCAGCACAAGGTGCTCGGCGCCAGCCTGGACTGGAGCCGCGAGCGCTTCACCATGGATCCGGGTGTCTCCACCGCGGTGCGCGAGGTCTTCGTCCGCCTGTACGAAGAGGGCCTCATCTACCGCGCCCAGAAGCTCATCAACTGGTGCCCCTCGTGCCACACCGCTCTCAGCGACCTGGAGGTCGAGCACGAGGAGAAGCAGGGCTCGCTCTGGCACATCCAGTACCCGGTGAAGGGCAGCGACCGGAAGCTCACCGTCGCCACCACCCGCCCGGAGACGATGCTCGGCGACACCGCCGTGGCCATCCACCCCGACGACGAGCGCTACAAGGGGCTCGCCGGCCAGTTCGTGGTGCTGCCGCTCACCGGCCGGGAGATTCCCATCATCGCCGACGCCGAGCTGGTGGACCCGGCCTTCGGAACCGGCGTGGTGAAGGTGACGCCCGCCCATGACTTCAACGACTACCAGACGGGCCTGCGGCACCACCTGCCCATGCTCAACGTCCTGGACGAGGCCGCGCGCATCAACAAGGAGGGCGGCGCGTACGCGGGCCTGGAGCGCTTCGCCGCGCGCAAGAAGATCCTCGAGGATCTCACCGCCCAGGGCCTGCTGGAGAAGGAGGAGCCGCACAAGCTGTCCGTCGGCGGCTGCCAGCGCTGCGCCACCGTGGTGGAGCCGCGCCTGTCTCCGCAGTGGTTCGTGAAGATCGAGCCCCTCGCGAAGCCCGCCATCGAGGCGGTGGAGCAGGGCCGCACGAAGATCATCCCCGAGTCGTGGACGAACACGTACTTCCACTGGATGCGCAACATCCACGACTGGACCATCAGCCGCCAGCTGTGGTGGGGCCACCAGATTCCGGCCTGGTACTGCGGGGACTGCAGCCCGCGCCTGGAGGCCACCGGTGGCATCGACTACTCGCGCGCCGAGCCCCACGTCTCGCGCACGGCGCCGGACCAGTGCCCCAAGTGCGGCGGCTCGCGCCTGGAGCAGGACCCGGACGTGCTCGACACGTGGTTCTCCTCGGGCCTGTGGCCCTTCAGCACCCTGGGCTGGCCCGAGCAGACTCCCGAGTTGAAGGCCTACTACCCCAACTCCGTCATGGAGACGGGCCACGACATCCTCTTCTTCTGGGTCGCCCGGATGATGATGTTCGGCCTGCACTTCATGAAGGACGTGCCCTTCCGCACCGTGTACCTGCACGCGATGGTGCGCGACGAGAAGGGCGAGAAGATGTCCAAGACGAAGGGGAACGTGATCGATCCCCTCGACATCGTCCTGGGCGCTCCGGCCGAGCAGCTCAACAAGAACCTGCGCAACAAGTACCCCCAGGGCATGCCCGCCCATGGCGCGGACGCGCTGCGCTTCACCCTGGCCTCGCTCACCCAGCAGGGCCGCGACATCAAGCTCTCGCTGGATCGCGTCGCCGGCTACAAGGCCTTCGCCAACAAGCTGTGGAACGCCAGCCGCTTCGCCCTGATGAACATGGGCGACTTCAGGCTCGAGGACGAGTCGCTCATCAACAAGCGCGAGCTCACCCTGGCCGACCGGTGGATCATCTCCCGGCTGCAGCGGGCTACCACGGAGACCCGCCAGGCACTCGAGGCCTACAACTTCGGCGAGGCCGCCTCCACCCTCTACCAGTTCCTCTGGGCCGAGTTCTGCGACTGGTACATCGAGCTGGCCAAGGGCGCGCTCTACGGTGAGGACGCCAAGGCCAAGGACAACACCCGCGCGGTGCTCGTCTTCTGCCTGGACCGCATCCTGCGGCTGCTCCACCCGTTCATGCCCTTCATCACCGAGGAGATCTGGCAGAAGCTGCCGATGGCGCGGCAGACCGACTCCATCATGCTCGCCTCGTACCCCGAGCCGGAGGCGCTGCTCGTGGACGCCGCCGCCGAGGAGGAGATGGGGCCGGTCATCGCCGCCATCGAGGGCCTGCGCAACATCCGCGGCGAGAGCAACCTGGCGCCCTCGGCCCGCATCACCGCGTACGTGCAGAGCACGGATGCGCGCACCCGCGAGCTGCTCGAGCGCTCGCGCGGCTACCTGATGCCCCTGGCCGGCCTGGGCGAGCTGCGCATCACGGCTCCGGGACCCAAGCCCGCGCAGTCCGCGGCCTTCGTGGGCCCGCGCATGGAGGTCTTCGTCCCGCTCGCCGGCCTCATCGACGTGGAGGCCGAGCGCGAGCGCCTGACCAAGGAGATCTCCCGCTCCGAGCAGGAGGTGGGCGGCATCCAGCGCAAGCTGGACAACCCCAACTTCGTCGCCAAGGCGCCTCCGGACGTGGTGGAGAAGGATCGCGCCCGCGTCGAGGAGCTGACGGCACGCATCTCCAAGCTGCAGGACAGCTTGAAGCGGCTCGCCCCCGACACGAGCACGCCCGCCGAGGCGGAGACTCCGGCTCCCGCGCCCACGGCCAGCAAGGCGGACGCCGGGGGTGAGGCCGTCAAGGCCGAGGCGGCTGTCGTCGAGACGACGACCGTCGAGGACGAGGACGACGACGAGTTCGAGGCCATCGCCGAGGAGTTCGACGAGGACGACGGGGACGGCCACGCGATCGGGGACACCGACGCAGGGGTGGAGCAGGCTCCGGCGAAGCCCGAGCGCAAGGGCGGTACCGTCCAGGGCGCGGTGAAGACCAAGGCCGCGCCCGAGGCCTCGCCTGTCAGGGCTTCGGCGGAGAAGAAGGCCCCGGCGCCGAAGGCGCCTGTGGCCCCGAAGACGGCTCCGGCCCCGAAGGCTCCCGCGGTGAAGAAGGCAGCCCCGGCCCAGAAGGCGGCTCCTGCTCAGAAGGCTCCGGCGAAGAAGGCCGCGGCCAAGAAGGCGGCGCCTGCGAAGAAGGCCGCTCCGGCGAAGAAGGCCGCTCCGGCGAAGAAGGCTCCTGCCAGGAAGGCGGCTCCGGTGAAGAAGGCCGCGGCCAAGAAGGCTCCTGCCAGGAAGGCGGCTCCGGCGAAGAAGGCCGCGGCCAAGAAGGCTCCAGCCAAGAAGGCGGCTCCGGCGAAGAAGGCCGCGGCCAAGAAGGCTCCAGCCAAGAAGGCTGTTGCCAGCAAGGCACCGGCGAAGAAGTCCGTGGCCAAGAAGGCTCCGGCCAAGGCCCGGCGCTGACCCGATCGGAGACGCGACTCACATGGATGTCTTTCTGGATCGCCTCATCTCGCTCGCCCTGGAGGAAGACCTCGGGGCGGCGGGCGACATCACCACCGAAGCCCTCGTCCCCGTGGACGCCCAGGGCTCCGCCGAGCTCATCGCCAAGGAGCGGCTCGTGCTCGCCGGGCTGGACACCTTCGCCCGCGTCTTCGTGCGCGTGGACCCCGACGTCAAGGTCGAGCTCCTCGCGCGCGACGGACAGGAGGTGCAAGCCAAGGCCCTGGTGGCCCGGGTTCACGGCCGCATGCGCGCGCTCCTCACCGCCGAGCGCACCGCCCTCAACATCGTCCAGCGCACCTCGGGCATGGCCACCATGGCCCAGCAGGTCATGGCCGCGGTGCGCGGCACGAAGCTGCGGATCCTCGACACGCGGAAGACCGCTCCCGGCATGCGCTCGCTGTCCAAGCAGGCCGTGAAGGCCGGCGGTGCCTTCAACCACCGCTTCGGTCTCTTCGACGGGGTCCTCATCAAGGACAACCACATCGCGGCCGTGGGCGGCTCCGTCCGCGAGGCGCTCCGCCGCGCCCGCACCAACGCGCCCCAGTTGGTGAAGATCGAGATCGAGGTCACCAACCTCGAGCAGCTCGCCGAGGCGCTCGAGGAGGGCGCGGACGTGGTGATGCTCGACAACATGGACGACGAGCAGATCCGCCGTGCCGTGGAGCTCTCGGCCGGCCGCATTCCGCTCGAGGTCTCCGGCGGCATCACCCTGGAGCGCCTGCCGCGTCTGGCGAAGCTCGGCGTGGACTTCGTGTCCATGGGCGCGCTCACCCACTCGGCGCGCGCCATGGACCTGTCCCTGGAGATCGTCCAGGCGCGGTAGGCCGTCCGCTCAGCGGCTGGGGACGAGGGCCTCGTGACGAGGCTCTCCCTCGGCCGACGCGGGGAGGTTCATCTCCAGCAGCGCCGCCACGGTGGGCGCCACGTCCGTGGTGCTGATCTCCCGCGGATAGATGCCCGGCTTCACCCCCTTGCCCGCCAGGACGAGGGGCACGAGCTGGTCATACGCGTACGGGGTGCCGTGGTTGGTGCCCACGGACTCGGTGCTGATGACGTGGAAGGGCTTCACCACGAAGAGCACGTCGCCGCTACGTCCCGGGTAGTAGCCCCGCCGCAGCGGCTCCACCAGCCCCGCCACGTCCGGCGTCGTGTAGAGGTCGTCGCTCGCCACCGCCAGCGTGATGGCCGGCTGCTTCACGAGCCAGGCCGCCGCGGCCCGCCGCACCGCCGCTCCGTCCACCTTGCCGCCCTCCAGCGTCTTGCCGCCCAGGTACACGTCCAGCTCCTCGATGGTGGCGGTGACGTCCCCGCCGAACTGCGCCCGCAGCGCCTCGGTCAGCCCCTTGGAGAGGACTCGCGGATCCACCCGCTCGGCACCCACGCCCGAGGCCGCCCAGTGCTCGGGCACCGCCGCGCCACCGTGGTCCGCCGAGAGCACCACCAGGAGGTTGGCCCGCCCACCCGCGGCGCGCTCGGCCAGGGCCACCAGGTCTCCCACCGCCTTGTCCAGCCGGTGCATCGTGTCCTGCATCTCCCACGAGTTGGGGCCGTACTGGTGGAAGACGCGATCCGTGGCGCTGAAGCTCACCGCGAGCACGTCCGGCACCTCGTCCTTGCCCAGGCCCTCGCCCTCGATGGCCGCCCGGGCCGCCTTCACCACCAGCTCCATGGACAGCGGGGAGATGGCGAAGGCCGTGTAGGACTGGGGGCCAGGGGAGGGGAGGCCGCCGGTGAGGGGATGCGGAAACACACGCCCCAGTCCGTACTGCTCGCCCTCGTAGGGCCGGTCATCCTCCCCCACGTACGCGCTGCGCGGCAGCAGCGGCTCCCACGTCTTGCTGAACCACGCCTCGGAGGGGTTGGCCGCGTTGAATGCCTTCAGCCAGACCGGCAACTCCTTCGTGTACCAGGTGCCCGTGGTGAACTTTCCCACCGTCTCGTCGAACCAGTAGGCCTGGCCGAGCCGGCCCGCCAGCGGGATGGCCGAGCGCGCCTTGCCCGACAACGCGATGGCCTTGCCCTGCTCCTGCGTGGACAGCCGCAGCCGATCCGCGAACGTCTCCGCCATGAGGTTGGCCGGGCTCACGTCCTCCTGGGAGAGGGGGGCCTCCAGCACCGGGTGCGCCGGATCCGGGAAGACGCGCTCGGGCTTGCCCGTGGCCCGGTCGATGATTCGGTTGTCCACGATGCCGTGGCGCCAGGGGTTGGCCCCGGTGGCCAGGGTGGTATGGCCCGGCGCGGTGCGCGGCTTGGCGTAGCCATAACGCGCGTACGGGTAGAAGGCGCCCGAGTCGATGAGCTGCCGCAGCCCTCCCTTGAGGCGCGGCTTCGAGCGCAGCAGCAGATCCGAGCCCAGCGCGTCCACGGTGATGAAGAGCGTCAACCGGGGGGGCGCGGCCAGGGCGGGCAGGGCGGTGAGCAGCAGCAACAGGGACAGGAGGCGGAGCATGGGAAGGGATCCTCCATGCCTCTTGCTCAGAAGCAACCAACTCCCGAGCCCCATGCTTTCCGGGCGCACACGCCCCTGTTACGGTCGCCTCGACCCATGGTCGAGGCACGAATTCGAGTGATTTACGGCGACACGGACCAGATGGGGGTCGTGTATCACGCCAATTATTTCCGCTACTTCGAGTTCTCCCGCAGCGAGTACTTCCGCGCCCGCGGAGGCAGCTACCGCGAGATGGAGCGCGAGGGGCTGGCCCTGCCCGTGGTGGAGGCCACTGCCTCCTATAAGTCCCCCGCTCGCTACGACGACGTGCTGCTCGTGCGCCCCCGCGTGAGCGAGGTAAAGCGGGTGTCGCTGACCTTCACCTACGAGATCTTCCGCGAAGGGGGCTCGGACACCCCCCTGTGCACCGGACGCACCGTCCACGCCTGTGTGAGCCGCGAAGGCCGGCCCACCCGCTTGCCCGAGGCGCTCGTGCGCCTGTTGCACGAAGCGCCCTGAGTCCCCACTTCTTCACGTCGTTTCCAAGGAGACATCACAATGGATCGCAACCTGGCAATGGAGGCCGTGCGCGTCACCGAGATGGCGGCCATCGCCTCCGCCCGGCTCATGGGCCGTGGCCACAAGAACGAGTCGGATCAGGCCGCCGTGGACGCCATGCGCCGGGCCTTCGACGCCCTGCAGATCCAGGGCACGGTGGTCATCGGCGAGGGCGAGCGCGATGAGGCCCCCATGCTCTACATCGGCGAGAAGGTGGGCCGGCGCAACCCCGAGGATCCCGAGGTGGACATCGCGCTGGATCCGCTCGAGGGCACCAACCTGTGCGCCTACGGCCGTCCGGGCAGCATCTCCGTGGTGGCCATGGCCGGCAAGGGCAAGCTGCTCAACGCGCCGGACACCTACATGGAGAAGATCGCCGTGGGCCCTCGCGCCCGGGGCGCCATCGACCTGCGCCGCAGCCCCACCGAGAACCTCCACGCCATCGCGGAGCGGATGAAGGTCTACGTGGCGGACCTCACGGTGGTCATCCTCGACCGCGAGCGGCACGCGGACCTCATCAAGGAGGTGCGGGCCGCGGGCGCGCGCATCCGCCTCATCGATGACGGAGACGTGGCCGGCGGCATCGCCACCTGCTTCGAGGACACCGGCGTGGACGTGCTGATGGGCATCGGCGGCGCGCCCGAGGGCGTCATCACCGCCGCGGCCATCCGCTCGACGGGCGGCGACATGCAGGGCCGCCTGGTGCCTCGCAACAGCGACGAGATCGCCCGCGCCAAGCGCATGGGCATCACCGACATGTCGAAGATCTACACGGCCGAGGAGCTGGCGGGCGGCGAGGTGATGTTCGCGGCCTCCGGCGTCACCACCGGCGACTTCCTGCGCGGCGTGCGCTTCTTCGGCAACGGGTGCGAGACGCACTCCGTGGTCATGCGCAGCAAGACCGGCACGGTGCGTTTCATCCAGTCTCGCCACCGCCTGGACAGCAAGCCGGGTTACAACTTCTAGCCCAAACCCTCACCGAGGAGACCCGCACCATGCCTGGCGCCTCACGGAGCATCGTCGTCAACGCCCCGCCCGAGAAGGTCTACGACATCGTCATCAACTACGACCGCTACCCCGAGTGGCTCGGCGAGGTGAAGAAGATCCGCACCTCGGATCGCAAGGGTGACGAGGTGAAGGTCCACTACGAGGTGGACTTCAAGATCAAGACCATCCACTACACCATCCTCGCCCGCGAGGAGCGGCCCAAGCGGATGTCCTGGTCCTTCGTGGAGGGCGAGGTGATGAAGGACAACAAGGGCAGCTGGGTGCTGGAGCCGGAGGGCGAGGGCCGCACCAAGGTCACCTACAGCG
The sequence above is drawn from the Archangium gephyra genome and encodes:
- a CDS encoding type II toxin-antitoxin system RatA family toxin encodes the protein MPGASRSIVVNAPPEKVYDIVINYDRYPEWLGEVKKIRTSDRKGDEVKVHYEVDFKIKTIHYTILAREERPKRMSWSFVEGEVMKDNKGSWVLEPEGEGRTKVTYSVDVTVGPLVPKSILNALVDQSLPKMLDALKRRAEG
- the nadC gene encoding carboxylating nicotinate-nucleotide diphosphorylase, which codes for MDVFLDRLISLALEEDLGAAGDITTEALVPVDAQGSAELIAKERLVLAGLDTFARVFVRVDPDVKVELLARDGQEVQAKALVARVHGRMRALLTAERTALNIVQRTSGMATMAQQVMAAVRGTKLRILDTRKTAPGMRSLSKQAVKAGGAFNHRFGLFDGVLIKDNHIAAVGGSVREALRRARTNAPQLVKIEIEVTNLEQLAEALEEGADVVMLDNMDDEQIRRAVELSAGRIPLEVSGGITLERLPRLAKLGVDFVSMGALTHSARAMDLSLEIVQAR
- the glpX gene encoding class II fructose-bisphosphatase; amino-acid sequence: MDRNLAMEAVRVTEMAAIASARLMGRGHKNESDQAAVDAMRRAFDALQIQGTVVIGEGERDEAPMLYIGEKVGRRNPEDPEVDIALDPLEGTNLCAYGRPGSISVVAMAGKGKLLNAPDTYMEKIAVGPRARGAIDLRRSPTENLHAIAERMKVYVADLTVVILDRERHADLIKEVRAAGARIRLIDDGDVAGGIATCFEDTGVDVLMGIGGAPEGVITAAAIRSTGGDMQGRLVPRNSDEIARAKRMGITDMSKIYTAEELAGGEVMFAASGVTTGDFLRGVRFFGNGCETHSVVMRSKTGTVRFIQSRHRLDSKPGYNF
- a CDS encoding acyl-CoA thioesterase produces the protein MVEARIRVIYGDTDQMGVVYHANYFRYFEFSRSEYFRARGGSYREMEREGLALPVVEATASYKSPARYDDVLLVRPRVSEVKRVSLTFTYEIFREGGSDTPLCTGRTVHACVSREGRPTRLPEALVRLLHEAP
- a CDS encoding alkaline phosphatase family protein, coding for MLRLLSLLLLLTALPALAAPPRLTLFITVDALGSDLLLRSKPRLKGGLRQLIDSGAFYPYARYGYAKPRTAPGHTTLATGANPWRHGIVDNRIIDRATGKPERVFPDPAHPVLEAPLSQEDVSPANLMAETFADRLRLSTQEQGKAIALSGKARSAIPLAGRLGQAYWFDETVGKFTTGTWYTKELPVWLKAFNAANPSEAWFSKTWEPLLPRSAYVGEDDRPYEGEQYGLGRVFPHPLTGGLPSPGPQSYTAFAISPLSMELVVKAARAAIEGEGLGKDEVPDVLAVSFSATDRVFHQYGPNSWEMQDTMHRLDKAVGDLVALAERAAGGRANLLVVLSADHGGAAVPEHWAASGVGAERVDPRVLSKGLTEALRAQFGGDVTATIEELDVYLGGKTLEGGKVDGAAVRRAAAAWLVKQPAITLAVASDDLYTTPDVAGLVEPLRRGYYPGRSGDVLFVVKPFHVISTESVGTNHGTPYAYDQLVPLVLAGKGVKPGIYPREISTTDVAPTVAALLEMNLPASAEGEPRHEALVPSR
- a CDS encoding valine--tRNA ligase is translated as MSDTTELPKAYDPKEVEARWYACWMERNYFRADPASDKPAFSIVLPPPNVTGSLHLGHALTATIQDILIRWKRMSGFNTLWVPGTDHAGIATQMVVERELKEKEKKSRHDLGREKFLERVWEWKNKYGNRIREQHKVLGASLDWSRERFTMDPGVSTAVREVFVRLYEEGLIYRAQKLINWCPSCHTALSDLEVEHEEKQGSLWHIQYPVKGSDRKLTVATTRPETMLGDTAVAIHPDDERYKGLAGQFVVLPLTGREIPIIADAELVDPAFGTGVVKVTPAHDFNDYQTGLRHHLPMLNVLDEAARINKEGGAYAGLERFAARKKILEDLTAQGLLEKEEPHKLSVGGCQRCATVVEPRLSPQWFVKIEPLAKPAIEAVEQGRTKIIPESWTNTYFHWMRNIHDWTISRQLWWGHQIPAWYCGDCSPRLEATGGIDYSRAEPHVSRTAPDQCPKCGGSRLEQDPDVLDTWFSSGLWPFSTLGWPEQTPELKAYYPNSVMETGHDILFFWVARMMMFGLHFMKDVPFRTVYLHAMVRDEKGEKMSKTKGNVIDPLDIVLGAPAEQLNKNLRNKYPQGMPAHGADALRFTLASLTQQGRDIKLSLDRVAGYKAFANKLWNASRFALMNMGDFRLEDESLINKRELTLADRWIISRLQRATTETRQALEAYNFGEAASTLYQFLWAEFCDWYIELAKGALYGEDAKAKDNTRAVLVFCLDRILRLLHPFMPFITEEIWQKLPMARQTDSIMLASYPEPEALLVDAAAEEEMGPVIAAIEGLRNIRGESNLAPSARITAYVQSTDARTRELLERSRGYLMPLAGLGELRITAPGPKPAQSAAFVGPRMEVFVPLAGLIDVEAERERLTKEISRSEQEVGGIQRKLDNPNFVAKAPPDVVEKDRARVEELTARISKLQDSLKRLAPDTSTPAEAETPAPAPTASKADAGGEAVKAEAAVVETTTVEDEDDDEFEAIAEEFDEDDGDGHAIGDTDAGVEQAPAKPERKGGTVQGAVKTKAAPEASPVRASAEKKAPAPKAPVAPKTAPAPKAPAVKKAAPAQKAAPAQKAPAKKAAAKKAAPAKKAAPAKKAAPAKKAPARKAAPVKKAAAKKAPARKAAPAKKAAAKKAPAKKAAPAKKAAAKKAPAKKAVASKAPAKKSVAKKAPAKARR